A genomic window from Nicotiana sylvestris chromosome 11, ASM39365v2, whole genome shotgun sequence includes:
- the LOC138880807 gene encoding uncharacterized protein codes for MRKVQKPPATTWTDVYNRYNMKLRIEEDNITQSQKDEREPPKPPSPKRTVNVIIGGEEINGVTYTAAKKVSKITVTHGKRVRCVLEEESITFDDAGANGELTPHNDALVISLLVHDTNVKQVLIDPGSSVNIILLRVVNEVQAEDKLIPKAHTLSGFDNSSVVTKRGDNTHNIRRRSYQRHEISGGRDGYGLQYDSR; via the exons ATGAGAAAAGTTCAGAAGCCACCAGCAACAACTTGGACTGATGTTTACAACAGATATAACATGAAGTTGCGGATAGAAGAAGATAACATCACTCAGTCTCAAAAAGATGAGAGG GAGCCCCCTAAACCTCCTTCACCAAAAAGGACTGTAAATGTTATAATAGGAGGAGAAGAAATTAATGGCGTGACATATACGGCAGCCAAGAAAGTTTCAAAAATTACTGTCACACACGGGAAGCGAGTTCGATGTGTTTTGGAAGAAGAaagtattacatttgatgatgcaggTGCAAATGGCGAACTAACCCcacacaatgacgcactggtaatatctttacttgtacatgacactaatgtgaaacaagttttgattgatccaggtagctccgtGAACATCATTTTGCTAAGAGTGGTAAACGAAGTACAAGCTGAAGATAAgctgatacccaaggcgcataccTTATCTGGTTTTGACAACTCGAGCGTCGTAACAAAAAGGGGAGATAATACTCAcaacattcgcagaaggagttaTCAAAGACATGAAATTTCAGGTGGTAGAGATGgatatggcttacaatatgattctcggtag